A genomic segment from Bosea sp. OAE506 encodes:
- a CDS encoding DMT family transporter produces MTDLASPAAALARRRLWLGIGCGLLTSLIWGVQSVVSRQSVADGLSAADVTILRFVVASLILLPLARRRMRPFPVGALGWRRALILTALAGAPYALVLVGGATFAPALHASVIVPGLIPVMTVALAFLVLGERPGPLRLLGLALVLAGIGAFGWQAFGESGAGANAWIGDLFFVTNAVMWSVFGLLALRWRTDAIDVTIATCLLSLLILPVFAATMPIRLGEVAWSAIALQALYQGALVGVGALFLYTKSVELLGAGRATLFLPLNPVVTALAAILLLGEYPSPIEVAGIVLVIAGMSVALRAR; encoded by the coding sequence GTGACAGACCTCGCCTCTCCCGCCGCCGCCCTCGCGCGTCGCCGCCTCTGGCTCGGCATCGGCTGCGGCCTGCTGACCAGCCTGATCTGGGGCGTGCAGTCCGTGGTCTCGCGCCAGTCGGTGGCGGATGGGCTGAGCGCGGCCGACGTCACCATCCTGCGCTTCGTCGTGGCGTCGCTCATCCTTCTGCCACTCGCGCGGCGGCGGATGCGGCCCTTTCCGGTCGGCGCGCTCGGCTGGCGGCGGGCGCTGATCCTGACCGCGCTCGCGGGCGCACCCTATGCTCTCGTCCTCGTCGGCGGCGCGACCTTCGCCCCGGCGCTGCACGCCTCGGTGATCGTGCCCGGCCTGATCCCGGTGATGACGGTGGCGCTGGCCTTCCTCGTGCTGGGCGAGAGGCCGGGGCCGCTGCGGCTGCTCGGCCTCGCGCTGGTGCTGGCCGGCATCGGCGCCTTCGGCTGGCAGGCCTTCGGGGAATCGGGCGCCGGGGCCAATGCCTGGATCGGCGATCTCTTCTTCGTCACCAATGCGGTGATGTGGTCGGTCTTCGGGCTTCTGGCCCTGCGCTGGCGGACGGACGCGATCGACGTCACCATCGCGACCTGCCTGCTCTCGCTGCTGATCCTGCCGGTGTTCGCGGCTACCATGCCGATCCGGCTCGGCGAGGTCGCCTGGTCGGCGATCGCGCTGCAGGCGCTCTATCAGGGCGCGCTGGTCGGCGTCGGCGCGCTGTTTCTCTACACCAAGTCGGTCGAACTGCTGGGCGCCGGGCGCGCGACGCTGTTCTTGCCGCTCAACCCGGTCGTCACCGCGCTCGCCGCGATCCTGCTGCTCGGCGAATATCCCTCCCCCATCGAGGTCGCCGGCATAGTGCTGGTGATCGCCGGCATGAGCGTAGCGCTGCGGGCGCGATAA
- a CDS encoding methyl-accepting chemotaxis protein: MGLFRNVLAGGRLAAQAAAIDRSQAVIEFDLNGKILAANANFLSATGYSLDEIQGRQHRMFMSPGEAGTPAYTELWADLGRGEFRSGEFLRIGKGGREIWLRASYNPILGAGGQPVGVIKYAFDITEQKNRMADLESQNAAISKAQAVIEFDLTGKILRANENFLSVVGYKLPEIVGQHHRMFVDPVEREAPGYKTFWEQLARGEYAAAQYRRIAKGGREVWIQASYNPILDARGRPYKVVKFATDITASHKGQQLEDAVRETGDVIARAKNRDLTGRVNLAGKVGEVAVLCGGVNDLLDTLAGVVGMVRDISARIDAASVRISSDSSQLAERTEANASSLQETAATTEELAASVKTSAGHSRMAVALGQEASQVAARGGAIVTEAVGAMGRIEAASSGISEIISMIDEIAFQTNLLALNAAVEAARAGDAGRGFAVVASEVRALAARCSESANGVKALIANSTQQIQAGVGLVKDAGTTLGEIVTAASKVANTVQEISAATSEQSSGIEEMARTVAHMDELTQQNAMLADQSAKVAQDLRRDTTELTSMVATFTLDASAAPALSSRADAGSWQAAPERSATVAPRAAAPAPRRAAGAHPPARRAAGGGAASGWSEF, encoded by the coding sequence ATGGGACTGTTCAGGAACGTGCTCGCAGGCGGCCGTCTTGCCGCGCAGGCTGCAGCCATCGATCGCTCGCAGGCGGTGATCGAGTTCGACCTCAACGGCAAGATTCTCGCCGCCAACGCGAACTTCCTGAGTGCGACCGGCTATTCCCTGGACGAGATCCAGGGCCGCCAGCACCGCATGTTCATGTCGCCGGGCGAGGCCGGAACGCCCGCCTATACCGAGCTCTGGGCCGATCTCGGGCGCGGCGAGTTCCGCAGCGGCGAGTTCCTGCGCATCGGCAAGGGCGGTCGGGAAATCTGGCTGCGGGCGAGCTACAACCCGATTCTCGGGGCCGGCGGCCAGCCGGTCGGCGTCATCAAATACGCCTTCGACATCACCGAGCAGAAGAACCGCATGGCCGACCTCGAAAGCCAGAACGCGGCGATCAGCAAGGCGCAGGCGGTCATCGAGTTCGACCTGACCGGCAAGATTCTCAGGGCCAACGAGAACTTTCTCTCGGTGGTGGGTTACAAGCTGCCCGAGATCGTCGGCCAGCATCATCGCATGTTCGTCGACCCCGTCGAGCGCGAGGCGCCGGGCTACAAAACCTTCTGGGAGCAGCTCGCGCGCGGCGAATACGCCGCCGCGCAGTACCGCCGGATCGCCAAGGGCGGGCGCGAGGTCTGGATCCAGGCGAGCTACAACCCGATCCTGGATGCGCGCGGTCGCCCCTACAAGGTCGTCAAGTTCGCCACCGACATCACCGCCAGCCACAAGGGCCAGCAGCTCGAGGATGCCGTGCGGGAGACCGGCGACGTCATCGCCCGCGCGAAGAATCGGGACCTGACGGGCCGCGTCAACCTGGCGGGGAAGGTCGGCGAGGTCGCGGTCCTCTGCGGCGGTGTCAACGATCTGCTCGATACGCTTGCGGGCGTGGTCGGCATGGTGCGCGACATCTCCGCCCGGATCGACGCTGCATCCGTGCGGATCTCGTCCGACAGCAGCCAGTTGGCCGAGCGAACCGAAGCCAATGCGTCGAGCCTCCAGGAAACCGCCGCCACGACCGAGGAACTGGCCGCTTCGGTCAAGACCAGCGCCGGTCATTCGCGCATGGCGGTCGCGCTCGGACAGGAGGCGAGCCAGGTCGCGGCCCGCGGCGGCGCCATCGTGACCGAAGCCGTCGGCGCCATGGGGCGGATCGAGGCGGCGTCGTCGGGCATCTCCGAGATCATCTCGATGATCGACGAGATCGCCTTCCAGACCAATCTGCTGGCGCTCAACGCCGCCGTCGAGGCGGCAAGGGCGGGTGATGCCGGGCGCGGCTTTGCCGTCGTCGCATCCGAGGTTCGGGCGCTGGCCGCCCGCTGCAGCGAATCCGCCAATGGCGTGAAGGCACTCATCGCCAACTCGACCCAGCAGATCCAGGCCGGTGTCGGGCTGGTCAAGGATGCCGGCACCACGCTGGGCGAGATCGTCACCGCAGCGTCCAAGGTCGCCAACACGGTCCAGGAGATTTCGGCCGCGACCAGCGAGCAGTCGAGTGGCATCGAGGAGATGGCGCGTACCGTCGCCCATATGGACGAGCTGACGCAGCAGAACGCGATGCTGGCCGACCAGAGCGCCAAGGTCGCGCAGGATCTGCGGCGCGACACGACGGAACTGACCAGCATGGTGGCGACCTTCACGCTCGACGCCAGCGCGGCACCAGCGCTCTCGTCGCGTGCCGATGCCGGCTCATGGCAGGCTGCGCCCGAGCGCAGCGCGACTGTGGCGCCGCGCGCGGCTGCGCCCGCGCCAAGGCGCGCCGCCGGGGCACATCCGCCCGCGCGACGTGCGGCCGGAGGCGGTGCGGCGTCGGGCTGGTCGGAATTCTGA
- the radC gene encoding DNA repair protein RadC produces the protein MSAGADERSARPVRSASPAPSSAAPHYHGHRERLRGRFQEAGAEALADYELLELLLFRSIPQRDVKPLAKALIARFGSFAEVLGAPAARLTEIKGVGEGVALDLKIVEAALQRMAKGAVTRRTVLSSWSAVLDYCRTTMAFAEREQFRLLFLDKKNAVIADEVQQTGTVDHTPVYPREVVRRALELSASAIILVHNHPSGDPTPSGADVKMTRELVDIAKPLGIAIHDHVIVGRDGHASFRGLGLI, from the coding sequence ATGAGCGCGGGGGCGGACGAGCGTTCGGCCCGCCCCGTGCGGTCCGCCTCGCCGGCGCCCTCCTCTGCCGCCCCGCATTACCACGGCCATCGCGAGCGCCTGCGCGGGCGCTTCCAGGAGGCCGGCGCCGAGGCGCTCGCCGATTACGAGCTGCTCGAACTGCTGCTCTTCCGCTCGATCCCGCAGCGCGACGTCAAGCCGCTCGCCAAGGCGCTGATCGCGCGCTTCGGCTCCTTCGCCGAGGTCCTCGGCGCCCCGGCGGCCCGGCTGACCGAGATCAAGGGCGTCGGCGAGGGCGTGGCGCTCGATCTCAAGATCGTCGAGGCGGCGCTGCAGCGGATGGCGAAGGGAGCCGTGACGCGGCGCACCGTCCTCTCGTCCTGGTCGGCGGTGCTCGACTACTGCCGCACGACGATGGCCTTTGCCGAGCGCGAGCAGTTCCGCCTGCTGTTCCTCGACAAGAAGAACGCCGTCATCGCCGACGAGGTGCAGCAGACCGGCACCGTCGATCATACCCCCGTCTATCCGCGGGAGGTGGTGCGGCGCGCGCTCGAACTCTCGGCCTCGGCGATCATCCTCGTCCACAACCACCCTTCGGGCGACCCCACCCCCTCCGGCGCCGATGTGAAGATGACCCGCGAACTCGTTGATATCGCAAAGCCCTTGGGGATCGCGATCCACGACCACGTCATCGTCGGCCGCGACGGCCATGCGAGCTTCCGCGGGCTGGGGCTGATCTAG
- a CDS encoding molybdopterin-binding protein, translating into MTTSETTSSPVSVTAAILVIGDEILSGRTKDKNIGYIAEYLTNIGIELREVRVVPDVQEEIVAALNALRHRYAYVFTTGGIGPTHDDITADSVAAAFGVSIDHDPRAIAMLAERFPPDQLNEARLRMARIPAGADLIANSVSKAPGFNIGNVYVMAGVPSIMQAMLDVVAPTLQTGVKILSDTVRAGLREGDIGTALAQVAKAHPGVSIGSYPFFSETGPDTNVVVRSRDPDALATAMDAVKAMIAAERARLANGSV; encoded by the coding sequence ATGACCACCAGCGAGACGACATCATCCCCGGTCAGCGTGACGGCTGCGATCCTGGTCATCGGCGACGAGATCCTCTCCGGCCGGACCAAGGACAAGAACATCGGCTACATCGCCGAGTACCTGACCAATATCGGCATCGAGCTGCGCGAGGTCCGGGTCGTCCCGGACGTGCAGGAGGAGATCGTCGCGGCGCTGAACGCGCTGCGCCACCGCTACGCCTATGTCTTCACCACGGGCGGCATCGGGCCGACGCATGACGACATCACCGCCGATTCGGTGGCGGCGGCCTTCGGCGTCTCGATCGACCACGATCCGCGCGCCATCGCGATGCTGGCCGAGCGCTTCCCGCCGGACCAGCTCAACGAGGCGCGGCTGCGGATGGCGCGGATTCCCGCCGGGGCCGACCTCATCGCCAATTCGGTCTCGAAGGCGCCGGGCTTCAACATCGGCAATGTCTATGTGATGGCGGGCGTGCCCTCGATCATGCAGGCGATGCTCGATGTCGTCGCGCCGACGCTGCAGACGGGTGTGAAGATCCTGTCCGACACGGTCCGCGCCGGCCTGCGCGAGGGCGATATCGGCACGGCGCTGGCCCAGGTCGCCAAGGCTCATCCGGGTGTCTCGATCGGCTCCTATCCGTTCTTCTCAGAGACCGGGCCGGACACCAATGTCGTGGTGCGATCGCGCGATCCCGATGCGCTGGCGACCGCGATGGACGCCGTGAAGGCGATGATCGCGGCCGAGCGGGCGCGGCTCGCCAATGGAAGTGTTTGA
- a CDS encoding isoprenylcysteine carboxylmethyltransferase family protein: protein MIDAATDRPNRIPWPPLLYGGAILVAMALQRLLPLPYPAADGALAGWLGPLGWMLLAVGAGFDLSAMATMARARANILPHRAATALVESGPFAISRNPIYFGNTLMMVGAGLGFGNLWLIVTGLVAAVLVLKLAIAREERHLEALFGPAWLAYRGRVRRWIGRR, encoded by the coding sequence ATGATCGACGCAGCGACGGACCGGCCCAACCGCATTCCCTGGCCGCCCCTACTCTATGGCGGGGCGATCCTGGTGGCGATGGCGCTGCAGAGGCTGCTGCCGCTGCCGTATCCCGCGGCTGACGGCGCGCTTGCGGGCTGGCTCGGCCCCCTGGGCTGGATGCTGCTGGCGGTCGGCGCCGGCTTCGACCTCTCCGCGATGGCGACGATGGCAAGGGCGCGGGCCAACATCCTGCCGCATCGCGCCGCGACCGCGCTGGTCGAGAGCGGGCCCTTCGCGATCAGCCGCAACCCGATCTACTTCGGCAACACCCTGATGATGGTCGGGGCCGGCCTCGGCTTCGGTAATCTCTGGCTGATCGTGACCGGGCTCGTCGCCGCGGTCCTGGTGCTGAAGCTCGCCATCGCGCGCGAGGAGCGCCATCTCGAGGCGCTGTTCGGGCCGGCCTGGCTGGCCTATCGCGGCCGGGTGCGCCGCTGGATCGGCCGGCGCTGA
- the map gene encoding type I methionyl aminopeptidase, whose translation MTFDETLGRTRMREPAIKIHGPEAFAAMHKAGRLTAAGLDMLGDYVKPGGTTQRLDDLAYQFAMDNGAFPATLFYRGYTKSICTSINHVVCHGIPDDKPLREGDIMNIDYTLIVDGWHGDSSRMYGVGEIPRKAERLIEITYESLLRGIKAVRAGGTTGDIGFAIQRYAEAERCSVVRDFCGHGVGRNFHDAPNILHYGSPGEGPELKPGMIFTIEPMINLGKAGVKVLSDGWTAVTRDRSLSAQFEHTIGVTETGCEIFTLSPSGRDNPLAAR comes from the coding sequence ATGACCTTCGACGAAACGCTGGGACGAACCCGCATGCGCGAGCCGGCCATCAAGATCCATGGCCCGGAAGCCTTCGCCGCCATGCACAAGGCCGGGCGGCTGACGGCCGCCGGGCTCGACATGCTCGGCGACTACGTCAAGCCCGGCGGCACCACCCAGCGCCTCGACGACCTCGCCTATCAGTTCGCCATGGACAACGGCGCCTTCCCGGCGACGCTGTTCTACCGCGGCTACACCAAGTCGATCTGCACCTCGATCAACCACGTCGTCTGCCACGGCATTCCCGACGACAAGCCGTTGCGCGAGGGCGACATCATGAACATCGACTACACGCTGATCGTCGATGGCTGGCATGGCGATTCCAGCCGGATGTATGGCGTCGGCGAAATCCCGCGCAAGGCCGAGCGGCTGATCGAGATCACCTATGAGAGCCTGCTGCGCGGCATCAAGGCCGTGCGCGCCGGCGGCACCACGGGCGATATCGGCTTCGCCATCCAGCGCTATGCGGAAGCCGAGCGCTGCTCGGTGGTGCGCGATTTCTGCGGCCACGGCGTCGGCCGCAATTTCCACGACGCGCCCAACATCCTGCATTACGGCTCGCCCGGCGAGGGGCCGGAACTGAAGCCGGGGATGATCTTCACGATCGAGCCGATGATCAATCTCGGCAAGGCGGGGGTGAAGGTGCTCTCGGACGGCTGGACGGCCGTGACGCGGGACCGTTCGCTCTCGGCCCAGTTCGAGCACACCATCGGCGTCACCGAGACCGGCTGCGAGATCTTCACGCTGTCGCCGTCGGGACGGGACAACCCGCTCGCGGCCCGATGA
- a CDS encoding FkbM family methyltransferase: MAIIEQSQAEDKPYGAFAPRRGLSRLIGWTRCASDSFLGRKVAYALRRLGLRSLAGQPVDIESLGARMRLYPDGNVCEKRVLFTPQYFDPVERDILASRLRDGFRFIDIGANIGAYSLFVAAKAGPSARIVAVEPQPEIFARLAFNIAQNPFGTVKAVACALADKPGELTLFLDPTNRGESSVRILRSSTGSTVRVPAMTLLALVQNEGYDRLDAIKLDVEGAEDLILEPFLRDAPQSLWPGLIIIEDSRQRWQIDLAALLQQSGYMLLAQTRLNLVFERAHTPAGGA, translated from the coding sequence ATGGCCATCATCGAACAATCGCAGGCGGAGGACAAGCCGTACGGCGCCTTCGCCCCCCGGCGCGGACTGTCGCGCCTCATCGGCTGGACGCGCTGCGCCTCGGACAGCTTCCTCGGCCGCAAGGTCGCCTATGCGCTGCGCCGGCTCGGCCTGCGCTCGCTCGCGGGGCAGCCCGTCGACATCGAGTCGCTGGGCGCGCGGATGCGGCTCTATCCGGACGGAAATGTCTGCGAGAAGCGCGTGCTGTTCACGCCGCAGTATTTCGACCCCGTCGAGCGCGACATCCTGGCCTCGCGGCTGCGCGACGGTTTCCGCTTCATCGACATCGGCGCCAATATCGGGGCGTATTCTCTCTTCGTCGCGGCCAAGGCCGGGCCGAGCGCGCGCATCGTCGCGGTCGAGCCCCAGCCCGAGATCTTCGCGCGGCTGGCATTCAACATCGCGCAGAACCCGTTCGGCACGGTCAAGGCGGTGGCCTGCGCGCTGGCCGACAAGCCGGGCGAGCTGACGCTCTTCCTCGACCCGACCAATCGCGGCGAATCGAGCGTGCGGATCCTGCGCTCCAGCACCGGCAGCACGGTGCGCGTGCCGGCGATGACGCTGCTCGCGCTGGTCCAGAACGAGGGCTATGACCGCCTCGACGCGATCAAGCTCGATGTCGAAGGCGCCGAGGACCTGATCCTCGAGCCGTTCCTGCGCGATGCGCCACAGAGCCTCTGGCCGGGGCTGATCATCATCGAGGATTCGCGCCAGCGCTGGCAGATCGACCTCGCCGCGCTGCTGCAGCAGAGCGGCTACATGCTGCTGGCGCAGACCCGGCTGAATCTGGTGTTCGAGCGCGCGCACACCCCGGCCGGCGGCGCCTGA
- the gpt gene encoding xanthine phosphoribosyltransferase has protein sequence MAEPTSNKAFPVSWDQFHRDARALAWRLAEKGPFEAIVCITRGGLVPAAIICRELGLRLIETVCVASYHDYKNQTELKVLKDVAPSIKAIGDGKGKGVLVVDDLTDTGKTARVVREMLPNAHFATVYAKPAGVPTVDTFVTEVSQDTWIYFPWDMGLAYVEPIAKDHKG, from the coding sequence ATGGCCGAGCCGACCTCCAACAAGGCCTTTCCTGTCTCCTGGGACCAGTTCCACCGCGACGCGCGGGCGCTCGCCTGGCGGCTGGCGGAGAAGGGGCCCTTCGAGGCCATCGTCTGCATCACCCGTGGCGGGCTGGTGCCGGCGGCCATCATCTGCCGGGAACTCGGCCTGCGCCTGATCGAGACGGTCTGCGTCGCCAGCTATCACGACTACAAGAACCAGACCGAGCTCAAGGTCCTCAAGGACGTCGCCCCCTCGATCAAGGCGATCGGCGACGGCAAGGGCAAGGGCGTGCTCGTCGTCGACGACCTCACCGACACCGGCAAGACGGCCCGCGTCGTGCGCGAGATGCTGCCCAACGCCCATTTCGCCACGGTCTACGCCAAGCCCGCCGGCGTGCCGACCGTCGACACCTTCGTCACCGAGGTCAGCCAGGACACCTGGATCTATTTCCCCTGGGATATGGGGCTGGCTTATGTCGAGCCCATCGCCAAGGATCACAAGGGCTGA